AAGAGGAGGTTCCGCGCGACATGATGTGGGTTGGACTCGTTGAAAGCGGCTACAATCCCATCGCGCGCTCGCCGAAGAACGCCCTCGGTATATGGCAGTTCATTCCCGCTACGGCCGAGCGGTTTGGACTCCAGACGGGGCATCGAGACGAGCGCATTGATCCGACAAAGTCGACGCGCGCGGCCGCACAGTATTTGAAGTTCCTCTACAACACGTTTAGGGACTGGCCTCTCGCTCTGGCCGCCTACAACGCTGGAGAGAACCGCGTGGCATCCGCCATTCAGCGTACAGGCGTACGCGATTTCTGGGAACTGGCGCGGGTGGGTGCCCTTCCGCGGGAGACGCAGGACTATGTCCCCGCCGTGCTGGCGGCCGGGTTGATGGAGAAGGGCAGCAAGGCGGCAAACCACGCAAGCGTTCCGCCAGCAGCGAAGGCGTCTTCGGGAAAGCAGGTG
This window of the Clostridia bacterium genome carries:
- a CDS encoding lytic transglycosylase domain-containing protein; the encoded protein is EEVPRDMMWVGLVESGYNPIARSPKNALGIWQFIPATAERFGLQTGHRDERIDPTKSTRAAAQYLKFLYNTFRDWPLALAAYNAGENRVASAIQRTGVRDFWELARVGALPRETQDYVPAVLAAGLMEKGSKAANHASVPPAAKASSGKQVQAPIAIVTEGAGGI